Below is a genomic region from Doryrhamphus excisus isolate RoL2022-K1 chromosome 16, RoL_Dexc_1.0, whole genome shotgun sequence.
ggttgtttgtctatatgtcccgtgtgattggctgcccaccagtccaggatgtaccccgcctcgcgcccgaaggctccagcaccccctgcgaccctcttgaggataagcggtagaaaatgaatgaaggaacatTCCTTAAGGGCTTGGTAGTGGACAGTCAGCTTTGATAAACTTTGGATAAACTGGACATGCAAAAGAAATGACAAACAGTGTGACAACTTGGTTGCTGGAACTTTTTATGTGGAAAGCTTATCAAGACTAatattttctatgctcaaactacaaaCATATTCAATTCATTAATAAGGAGTCGTACTTTAACAATCCTGCAACTGATTAACcaccataaatgagggattactgtatgtaaAAAGGGTGTCTAGTTGCTAGGGACAGTTAAATGAAGAaacaatacatttgcatcacaaaaatgccttctagaaaaaaaatcagacctcataAATGTCTCTAATGCATTTTTGTGGTGCAAATTcattattgttttgagaagccaaacttaactgtccccagcaacaagctgaaactactttcctcagcactggAATACGACCAGAAgagtcgctgttgacggacttTACTGCTTATGgagtcatacaacttcatgtcaaaaaatccgaactatccctttaatggAAGGAGCTTAAAGCTTGGGCGAGAGGAAAAGTCTAGGATGTAGGCTAGGATATAGGGCTGAAAGTAGACCCGAGATAGTGATATCTTGAAAGGCCCATTTCCATGCTCAAATTGTCACGACATTTAAGCCAAAAGTCCACTTGGATTGACATGTGAATTAATTCTTCACAATGTCTTTAATAATCCCTTAATTCAGATGGACTTCATGGACTGATACAGGGTCGAGGAGGTGCCCAActtgttgttttacattaatGTTGGAAGCTGAACACTCCAATGCGAATGGGCCATTCAGACGAGGAGGGGTGTGCATCCTTGTGATATGTCCCATGACTGGGGGACGCGCTCATGTTGCTGTTGCCAACTTTTCCTGCAGAGATCGGAGCagttgatgttttgtttgtgaCTATTGACAGATTGTGTGAAAGGCGGTGGGATGCTGTGGCTTCTGCTATGCCTGTTTCCCGTCTCGGTGGGCTGCAACGAATCCGAAGAGCTTCAAGCAGCAGGTGAGTCCCAGCATGTCTTCAACccagtgttttgtttgtcacgGTGTGGACTAATAGTTAGACAAATCGACAAATGTCTGTCTCACAGTCACTCTCTGCTTCAAACTGGTTCATGGACGACAACAAACAGACGAGTGCTGCCATTATAATTCCAGAGAAGGGGCACCCAAACATTTAAAGATTtagcattaaagatgctaaaccCTACCCTCTGTCGGTCAATATATGATAAGTTACCTGGATTAGTTTTAGTGTTATAGCTAAGAATTCAtctcattaactcattcaatcccagccatttttcaaaagccgggTCTCTCAGTAccagacatttttgatgatttcgaCTGACACACAGACTAATATATTGTAGGGCtacatagacatggtatatacggAAATAAATGTTAGAGTCTCagctttcatcagaaaacaaaattggtttctaccgttttttttgttctttagtaatctgCAGTAGAAAAGCAGCTTTTAGTGCAAAGATACATGcataatttttctgtttttaagtaacaatttatttacaaatataacaccatgaactgtttacaattttcacatttgcaactgaactgtgtgtgtgtgtgtgcaggcgttGGCGTGCGTATGCATGCGTGTGAATGCAGTCAAATTCCCCCTCAATGTGCAATCTCTACAACGCTACAAGActgtgccttttcacttcctggttgctgtgctaTGTTGCTGTATTTCTTTTGGAAACCTTTAGATTAGGCACTCCTGCCACCTTGTGTCATCCATTGTaggcatgttgaacagttttgctcCTATCAGCCGactagatgatgcaatgtcagcagacattaGGTGTGAGTGCTTCGGAAAGGTGCGAAAATCGAAACTTAGAATGAATGCGGGAGCCgttcggaagctgaagctgggctGAAATTCTGTGGAAATATGAATGAAAGTAAGAGCAGAAAGGTAGTTTGTGCCcaaatcaggaattgaaccaaccatctcCAGGTTCGAATCCAAGCACGCTACCAGCTGCgctacatgtatttattttttgtcattctatggacatatgtatatacactgtgtgtatttaaatacaatgtGAATATTTACCAGCTTATCTGTTCTCCTCTATTtatctgacaccatgactgtGGTTTGTGTTCTGTGCAGTTATCCAGATGTAGCAGTGTGCGGAGTTTGTCTTTTCCATTCAACCATTGCCCCGAATTAGTTTATAGGTGGCAGAGATGAAATTATAGTAACTTCTCAAGCTGGGCCTGAGAAGGGTATCAGACGTTTGGTTGGCTAAAAGAAAACAGACCCATTGCTATAGTAGTGCTATAATAGTGTGTAtatgtgacatgggccagcactcctgattttGAAAGCCCTGGGCAGATTACAGCGAAAACACATGGAAACACATAGAAGATGAAGTCCGATTGGACAAACATATCTAATAAGCAGATACACTGCTGGAACCAAGAAACGCTAGTAAATAAAGATAAAAGACGGACAATTAGTATAGTTTTCATCTAACAAATACGAGAATTTACAATGTGCTTCTGGTCGTAGTTAGGCCACCAGAAAAGGTTTTGCTCCGACTGCACAATATTGAACAATGGGGCTGTTATTTTGACCGATTTCAGATCTCCAGCTATTTTTAGTTTGTGACGGCAACCATTTTTGCTGACCAATCACTGTATTGACCTTCAACTCTGATAATACGTGAAGTTGAACCCGTGTCACGGTTTTGTATGTAAGGTCTTAGTAGCGCAAACAACAAAGCTGATGATGTTCTAAGATTTTTATAGTAGTTGACTTCACTGGCGTTTGTCTTACAGGAAAtgtaaacgtttttttttgcaaaaaggaGAAGCACAGAGGCCAGGTGAAAGATACTTTTTCTTCAAACGTCATGTCTCCTTTCTGCCTTCTTGACCTTTTGGTGTGTATTTATTGACATTGGCTGCAATGTTCTGACTCCCTGCAGATGTCAATCAATTTGCCCATCTACTCGAAATCACAATCATGGGCCATTTgttcatgcatgtgtgtttgacGAGGTTTGGTAGCTACATTCTTAATGTTGTGGTTATTTACCAAGTGTAACCTAAACTATTATTTCAATGATTAATCCCTGTGGATGCTGACCCAATAAgaacgtacatacatatatatgcattctgtacgtatgtgtgtactCACATCACATCTCCCTGAAGGTAGGGTTGCTGTGACAACGAGGCCTCACATCTACCACTGCCGCTCACCCAACATGGAAGTGTTCACTTGCTGGTGGTATCCGCTCACCAACCAGACGGATGACGAGGAGATCTCCTACGTGCTCACCTATTCCAAAGAGTGCGAACACTCTGCTGTTATCTTTGTaaattgaaaacattttaattgaattactTTGATGACTCCCCTCGGGGGCCTGTAACAAAATGGCTTCATTGTAATGATTGATTCTTTGGTGCATACAGCAAAGGCCCCAAACGTGAGTGTCCGGACTATGTGAGCGCGGGTGCCTACAGCTGCCATTTTGACAGTAGACACACATCCATATGGAACTACTACTGCATGAACGTCACTGCGGTGACGCGACACCAAAACTTCACTTCGCAGGAGCACTGCCTGGACGTGGCTGAGATTGGTAAGTCCAATTAAATGTCTCACTCTCACCCAAATGTAGTTGGAAtcttatatttcatatttgtttcTGCGGGTTTACCAGTGTTTAGGGGACctactattatgctcatttttcagccctttgtattgagttgtggactcgtaGAGCAGCTACCCACAATAACAATGTCCTTTCACCCAGATATCATCCAGATATCAAGAAAACGTAATTTCTTGTGTcttattcaaaaatatatttcattcctTAGTTTGTTTACGTCTCATATCTTATAAAGCGCTGCTCTCCGACCTCACGGCGGCAGAGGCCAAGGTGTTCTACGCAGAGATcagatgatttatttattgcctCTCTCATAGTTCAGACCGAAGCTCCAGTTAACCTGACGTACAAGCTGATGGACGTCGGCGGGGACGAGATGGGTCATGAAGTGCTGCTCTCCTGGGCGTATCCGGTGCCCTCCGACCTGAAGTATGGTTGGATTACACTGGTGTACGAGCTGCAGTACAGACAAGTTAGCGAGCCCAACAAGTGGAAGGTAAAATGTGTGAGATTCAGCAGTAAGGGTGTAACGGTATGCCATGATCGTGGTTCAGTATGTACATCGGTTTTAAGGTCATCGTTTGGTTCAGTTTTGGGATGGTAAGGTACTAAATGCCAAACATAAAACTTCTCTGCTTTTGTATAAACAGTTTTTAGTTTAGCTCACAACTCTGTGtgatgtcaagtcaagtctatttctatagcccttaatcacaaaagggCCTCAAGGGGCTTCACAAGAACAACAATTAACAATCGGCAACAATTGGCTAAAAGAGGGCCGAACACTGATCCTTGTGGGACTCCACAGGTGACACCATAGTACTCAGAGGTGACATTATCACAAACGACATGATGCGTCCAATCCAGGAGATAACATCTGAGCCAAGAGAGTACCGGACCAGTAGCACCAGTATGCATTTTACGGCGTTCAAGTAATATAGCGTGACCGACGGTATGGAAGGCAGCACTAAGATCTAGTGATAGTAATATTGAGGAAGTGTCACCATCCATACATGGAAGAAGATCCATAGATTTTCAAGCTGTTGACCGGTTCTTTGTCATTTCAAACAAATCTAcgcttacgttttttttcaggttgcaaGACATACTTTTCATACGTCGacacttgtggactcctacagtaTGTGACCCCTGTACCACACATGCACCCTGCCTGAGATTAGTGCAGCCAAGGCGCATTCAGATATTTCTTCTTTAATAAATGGGGTTAATagcccattcattttcaatgggaaagttttctcaacaaatgtaaatgatAAACTAAatgggacattcattcattttctagggtcgcgggggtgctggagcctatcccagctgtctttgggcgagaggcagggtacaccctggactggtggccagccaatcacagggcacacaaccattcacactcacattcatacctatggacaatttggagtcgccaattaacctagcatgtttttggaatgtgggaggaaaccggagtacccagagaacatgcaaacgccacacagagatgccaagtggAGAACCGAAACAAaaactaaccactcatccatcgtGCGGGCCCCAGGGCAAAAATATGAATGCAAattcttaactcattcaatcccgaCCATATTTCAAAAGCTGTTTTCAAgacatagaatattgtgttctagggctatatagacatggtatataccaaaagaaagattagactctcaatctttcatcagaaaaaacacaatataggtAGGTTTCagcagttctcaacaaaaaaatgtggaaaagagCACTTGTTGAAAACCCTTTTGTACCATGTACTTTGTGAGAAATCCCAAAAGAATCAGATCATACGTACCGTTACACCCTTACAGAAATTATTGTATGGAATCTTGCTGATTTTTAGACTCCTGTCGCCAGGTCAAGGAGTCATTGCGAGAACCTGAGGTTAAGCTGCTCGGCCTCCCTAATAGTGACTACGTTGTTCGTGTCCGCTGCCGCTCACGCAACTATGGCCTGTGGAGCAAATGGAGTCAGCCGATCCTGATGAGCATTCCCGCCCAGGCCCCAGCAGGTGTGACATGCACATTGACGTGAGGGGCGGCTGTGCAGTCAGGCGAGGTGGTAGGGGATGGAATAAATCAAACGTTCTTTTTTACTGAAGCAGATGTACTTCTCGTGCTGATTCTCGTGATGAGCATCAGCGCGGTGGCACTGCTGGCCATCGCCGTGCGTGTCCTTCCGCAATGTGTGAGGTGAGTCACATGATTCCACTCAAACTGTCACATTCCTTTTCGTCCCGAGTGGATGTGTGTAATTTCCACTTTCCCTTTCAGAGTCAAAGACTTCTTTCTGCCGCCGATTCCAAAACCGCACATCATTGGTATTGACCGACTGCTCCTGAAGGTAACACATATTCTATCGTCTTTTCTGGAATGTCTCATTTATCTAATTTCATGTGTCTGTACATTTCCACTCTCAGAAGGGGAACCTTGATGAAATCAATCGTCACCTTTCCAACTTCCATAGCTTCATACCTCCCAGCTTCTTGGAAACGGAGGTGTGGGAGCAGGTGAGCCCCGACAGCATCCATCTGGCTTTGCCAAATGAGTGCACACTTCCCATAAAGCCGCCCAGCCAGGCGATGGACCCCCTCATCATCCCAAATGACTTAGCCGCCACCACTGCCCATCATCCACCCGCCAGCCCCTACTGCATGGCTCCTACGTTATCGCCGCCACCGGCCGCACCGTCTGCCTGGCCTGGGATGGTTGGTCTGACAGAGAATGGCTACAGCACCACAGGCCCACCAGCCGCCATCACCAATACGTATCCGCCGCAGGATTTCTACAGCTGCGTGAAGCTCATCGACAGCGAAGCGTTGCATTTGATGTCGTGCTTGCCCCTGGTGTATTGTGAGCCTCCGCCTGTCCCGAAGTTTGATTTATATGTCAGCGCAAATGAAGAAGAGCAGGGCAAAAAGCTGAATGACGACCAAGTCAGAAAAAAAGATGGCGGCGAGTCCAAGGAGAGCGAAGCCACCCTCCCTCTGCAGCCTACAACGGTTGACAATAAGATCTGAGTGCATGAACGATGTGCAGGTGGAACAAAGTCACATCTTGACTTGAGTCCCAAGAACTCCACATCCGTGGAGTAAACTGTATTCGTGCTCCAACCTCTGGACTTTGACTCCAGTCCCAAGCAATCATGTGACCTGGGTAATGACATCAAATGAGCTGCTCTGTCTCGACCATCATCGCCATATAAATCTGGATTGGAGTCTTGACAAGTGAGCATATGCAAGTAAAGAAGATCCCCCACCCGTTCGCAGGGGTTGATGCCCATAAAAACAGCGCCTGGGTTTGGCTGCTGTCTTGAGGACCCCCCACGGGGTGCGGGGTGGGGGTAGGTAAGGCCAATATGGCCATATCGCAAAAGGGGTGTCAAACTTGTccaggttttttatttttattttaatgatcaaaTCAACATCTCGTTCgattaaaggggacatattatgcttatttttaagCCCTTTGtattattgagttgtggactctatagagcagctacacacaataaccagcacagaaagttttCTCGATATTCCAGAACCTGcccctattccagctgtatttctttggatttggtgCTTCCGGCAAAAAACggtctcttttaatttattccacacacgGCCCCCACCAGGcctcgtttaacacgagaatacagcattctaactacatttataggtcagaaaagtggaaaaaacataataggtccccttttatcACCTGCCGGTGAAACAGGTTGGAGAAAAAATctgcagtgtaaaaaaaaaattgttaaatgtgaaaaaaaaatcaaactaaaTATCAAAGTCCTAAAACCAATACATGTGTATGTTTAGTatagaaaatgcaaaaataaaaacaaccgcTTTGTGCTGCAGATGTGCGCTGGTGAGGATGCCGTATGCCTGGTGTCATGTGGTATGTTTGCTAAGGCAAGTTTGAATgctcatgttttgttgttggaagCAGAAATGGAGCGTTATGGATGGAAAACCTACTTCTagaatttctatgtattttaatgtgttttaaaaaagaaatgaaatgacattaggtttgcaatttggataaaatattttataactattgccctgtgttttaggtatttcgtgaaggaaaggtgcattgaggcaaatctttaataataatcttttctgaatgttcctaaataggatttttactcacaaacattttgaatttaaaaccagtatcataaataaacaaatcttattttgagctgacacaaataaagacatgtttgtgtcagtgtgagaggtctcactcgctcacattttgtatttgctgaacgtttgtgggtaAGATTAAGAGCGCATATGATAATAGTAAAGATAAATAGTCATACAAAGATATGAGCCTGCCGTGGTGTAGTAGTTGGCTAGGACTTTGGAGCGGACGCatcgggtttgaatctccactagtaaggaTCCTCGGTAtccgtcaggaagggcatccagaATTTAAAGGCGTCAAGCCAAATATCAGTAtccggatcaaaaagatccgctgtgtcgactccgtaatcaggaaaaagctgaaagaaacaaaatatgcagtattgtttcaaataatggcccatagttcccaaattgatatcctttttaaataaaatttgatgtactgtattttccagactataagtaacactttttttcataggttggctgttcctgcgacttatactccagagtgacttataaatgaaaaaactgtttatgttccataaagactggacaccttttctgttcatgtttatttttcatgtagctgaataaccattggcggcacggtggtctaggggttagcgcacagacctaacagctaggagaccagggttcaatcccacccttggggcatctctgtgtggagttttctccccgtgcatgcgtgggttttctccgggtactgcggtttcctcccacattccaaaaacatgctaggttaattggcgactccaaattgtccataggtatgaatgtgagtgtgaatggttgtttgtctatatgtgccctgtgattggctggcgaccagtctagggtgtaccccgccttacgcccgaagacagctgggataggctccagcacccccctcgtgaggaaaagcggtagaaaatgaatgaatgaatgaataaccattgtgttagcatatcttacacctattcaacctgttctctattcttttattgttagaacttgccttccaagaggacgtaatgtctgttttggtcaagtagttggTAAAATAAATTCCGCAAAAAAATGCaccttatactccagtgcgacttatgtatgtttttttctacctaattatgcacttgtgcgacttatactccagagtgacttatagtccagaaaatacagtagtttgtaaaataaattacccgcaaaaattgtgacttatgtatgtttttttctacctaattatgtatttttggccttgtgcgacttatcctccggagcgacttatagtccagaaaatacggtaattccctacttattatagataaaaacgtatatTTCTGTCTGTGATCAAATGTGATtcattctgagttaactatggacaaaatgcgaTGAATTGCGATTAAATATTtctaatcgattgacagccctaattattacATATTGATAAAGTACTTGGAGTAAATGAGGAGTTATTTACGGTAAAAATGGCCAGTTGTTGGTGATACTGTATGAACagaaataaaaactatatatagAAATAACCCCCCGACCCCTGTTTAGCCTCCTACTGGTATCTGAATGGTTCTTCAAAAAGCCTTTTGCAAATAAAGATGTGCCAAATTCAACAATCAGAGCAGACGGTGATCATTTGATGTAGTCAAGCGATTGTTCACATATTAGAAAGTGATGCGTGTCCTCACATCACAACACATCATTGTGCCAGGTCCAGAGGGTATAAATAGTAATGTTGTCAGCTGACTGACAAAGACCATGTTGTTCCAGTGAGGGACAAGAACTCCAGCTCCCAGAAGTCAGATAAGACAAAATTAATTTCACCGTGATGGTGAAatttatggaatggaatggaatggcctttattgtcattatacaagatgtacaacgagattggagagcttctcctttcagaaAATTATTGTAGAAATGCATGATTACAGATAAACTATAGTGaaagaaggagggaaggaggataaaaatggaaaaaataattgataTGCAAGACAGAAGGAGGGAACAAACAGGAGGAAAGAAAAAGACGAGTAAAGATGGAAGGTGGAAGTGGAGCGTCTGAGTGAAGGACCGTTTGTGTATCAGTGCTTGGGTGTCAGATATCCAGGCGTCCTACATGGatgaggggtgggggtgtcGGAAGGGAGGGGGGCACACTAACTTTAGGACCATGCGTCAGTGTGCCGGCTACCAGCCTTCCATGACCCCCTCAGATGGACTCTGCCTCTGGCTGCCAAAGTAAGACTTTGTTTGTTTGAAGACAATGATTGTGTTCTTGTTTGTGCGGCATGTCTCACTGTTGCATTGCGTGTTGTTTGGAATTGGGATCTGTGTGAAACGCTGCTCTGTGGCCCGTAGTGCAGCTGTTGCTTAAAAATAGATCTGCTGCCAGGCCAGGAAACACTCAGACTGTTGGGTATAGACTACAGTAGTACCTATAATCAGCTTATCATGTATACTTGGACCTTTTTCCTCCAAACCTATATTCCCCTGTATGAAAGagcgattgattgattgacaaaaagcactttgaaaaatgaatttattgaaaacaacaattgACCTGAAATAGGCTGATCATAGGCTATAGGCTATCAACtgatcaatcattcattttctgccgcttatcctcaaaaaggtcgcaggggtgctggagcctaaataaaaataaaataaaaataaagta
It encodes:
- the LOC131104494 gene encoding prolactin receptor-like isoform X2 yields the protein MLWLLLCLFPVSVGCNESEELQAAGRVAVTTRPHIYHCRSPNMEVFTCWWYPLTNQTDDEEISYVLTYSKDKGPKRECPDYVSAGAYSCHFDSRHTSIWNYYCMNVTAVTRHQNFTSQEHCLDVAEIVQTEAPVNLTYKLMDVGGDEMGHEVLLSWAYPVPSDLKYGWITLVYELQYRQVSEPNKWKVKESLREPEVKLLGLPNSDYVVRVRCRSRNYGLWSKWSQPILMSIPAQAPADVLLVLILVMSISAVALLAIAVRVLPQCVRVKDFFLPPIPKPHIIGIDRLLLKKGNLDEINRHLSNFHSFIPPSFLETEVWEQVSPDSIHLALPNECTLPIKPPSQAMDPLIIPNDLAATTAHHPPASPYCMAPTLSPPPAAPSAWPGMVGLTENGYSTTGPPAAITNTYPPQDFYSCVKLIDSEALHLMSCLPLVYCEPPPVPKFDLYVSANEEEQGKKLNDDQVRKKDGGESKESEATLPLQPTTVDNKI
- the LOC131104494 gene encoding growth hormone receptor-like isoform X1, which produces MLWLLLCLFPVSVGCNESEELQAAGRVAVTTRPHIYHCRSPNMEVFTCWWYPLTNQTDDEEISYVLTYSKDKGPKRECPDYVSAGAYSCHFDSRHTSIWNYYCMNVTAVTRHQNFTSQEHCLDVAEIVQTEAPVNLTYKLMDVGGDEMGHEVLLSWAYPVPSDLKYGWITLVYELQYRQVSEPNKWKVKESLREPEVKLLGLPNSDYVVRVRCRSRNYGLWSKWSQPILMSIPAQAPAADVLLVLILVMSISAVALLAIAVRVLPQCVRVKDFFLPPIPKPHIIGIDRLLLKKGNLDEINRHLSNFHSFIPPSFLETEVWEQVSPDSIHLALPNECTLPIKPPSQAMDPLIIPNDLAATTAHHPPASPYCMAPTLSPPPAAPSAWPGMVGLTENGYSTTGPPAAITNTYPPQDFYSCVKLIDSEALHLMSCLPLVYCEPPPVPKFDLYVSANEEEQGKKLNDDQVRKKDGGESKESEATLPLQPTTVDNKI
- the LOC131104494 gene encoding growth hormone receptor-like isoform X3 is translated as MTRRSPTCSPIPKSANTLLLSFKGPKRECPDYVSAGAYSCHFDSRHTSIWNYYCMNVTAVTRHQNFTSQEHCLDVAEIVQTEAPVNLTYKLMDVGGDEMGHEVLLSWAYPVPSDLKYGWITLVYELQYRQVSEPNKWKVKESLREPEVKLLGLPNSDYVVRVRCRSRNYGLWSKWSQPILMSIPAQAPAADVLLVLILVMSISAVALLAIAVRVLPQCVRVKDFFLPPIPKPHIIGIDRLLLKKGNLDEINRHLSNFHSFIPPSFLETEVWEQVSPDSIHLALPNECTLPIKPPSQAMDPLIIPNDLAATTAHHPPASPYCMAPTLSPPPAAPSAWPGMVGLTENGYSTTGPPAAITNTYPPQDFYSCVKLIDSEALHLMSCLPLVYCEPPPVPKFDLYVSANEEEQGKKLNDDQVRKKDGGESKESEATLPLQPTTVDNKI